The sequence AGCTGAGCCGCTGATTGTAGCGCAGGCTAGTCGTTAATCAGGTCGCCGACCTTGTCGATGGCCTTTGCCAGCTTCTTATCGGCCTTGTCCTGCAGCTTGTCGGCCTTCTTGCCCGCCTTCTTGACGGCGCGCTTGCCCTTCTTCGTGTCGACATCGCTCAGCGCCTTGTCGGCCTTCTTCTGGGCCTTGGAGGCGTTTTTGACCACGGACTTCTTGGCGGTCTTGGCGTTCTTCTGCGCCGACTTCAGCCAGTCGTCCTTGTTGTCATCGATGAAGTCCTTGGCGTCTTCCACGTAGGACTTCGCGGTGTCGAAGAAGTTCTGGCCAGCCTCCTGCCAGTCGTCCTTGTTGTCGTCGACGTAATCCTTGACCTTGTCGGTCTTGTCGCTGAACCAGTCGGACGCGTCGTCGGCGAACTTCTGGGTCTCGGACTTGCCCGGCAGAGCGGACTGAACCTTCTTGGAGGTGCGCTTGCCGGCGTCCTCGGCGCGCCAGCGCAGCGACGGCTTGCCCTCGGTGTCCTGGGTGACCAGCACGAGGCCGCCGAGCAAGGCCACGGAGGTGAGGAAGCCGTTGCGGCGGGCCTCCTTGTCCTGGGAGTCCTTCGCGTTCCAGAACGCGTTGCGGCCGAGGAAGGACGGCAGGGAAGCCGCGGCCAGCACGGCGGCGGAGGTGCGCGGCGCCTTACCCAGCGCGAGCAGGGAACCGGCGCCGATCTTCGCGCCGCCCAGGCCCTTGGCCACGGTCTCCGGATCGTTCGGGACCAAGCCGCGGTAGTCCTTCGGCACGACGCCGCGGACCAGCTTCAGAGCAGACTCGGTCTCTTTCACGTGGTCCGCGGAGTTGCGGACGTTGTCCACCCCGTCGTAGATGAAGACGGAAGCCAGCATCGGGCGGGCAATCTTGCGAATCATTAACTCGTACTCCTTCTAGTGAGGTGTGACGTACTGTGTCGCCACAGTCTACGCGGATTCGAATAGCCTCGACGTCGCGCGCGTTACCAGCGCCGCTCGCGCCACTCCGCGAGCTGGGGCCGTTCTTCGCCCAGCGTGGTCGGGGCGCCGTGGCCGGGGCGAACCACCGCCTCGTCTGGGTACGCGTTGAACAGCCGCTCCGTGACGTCTTTGT is a genomic window of Corynebacterium massiliense DSM 45435 containing:
- a CDS encoding DoxX family membrane protein, which translates into the protein MIRKIARPMLASVFIYDGVDNVRNSADHVKETESALKLVRGVVPKDYRGLVPNDPETVAKGLGGAKIGAGSLLALGKAPRTSAAVLAAASLPSFLGRNAFWNAKDSQDKEARRNGFLTSVALLGGLVLVTQDTEGKPSLRWRAEDAGKRTSKKVQSALPGKSETQKFADDASDWFSDKTDKVKDYVDDNKDDWQEAGQNFFDTAKSYVEDAKDFIDDNKDDWLKSAQKNAKTAKKSVVKNASKAQKKADKALSDVDTKKGKRAVKKAGKKADKLQDKADKKLAKAIDKVGDLIND